One Tenebrio molitor chromosome 2, icTenMoli1.1, whole genome shotgun sequence genomic region harbors:
- the LOC138124261 gene encoding acidic mammalian chitinase-like yields MSKLLLLLAFTSAFMVLSASAGNVVCYFASWTIYRPDNGKFTALDVDPNLCTHILYAFVGLREDGTVSVLDDWELTGLDEMNHLMSLKEQNPNLKIILSMGGWNEGSYKYSQVARNANTRAAMVQAVLDFIDLYGFDGFDLDWEYPCQRGGEDIDKANFVTLLGELKSALNAKGLILSAAVSGGIASCKLSYDIPGVSENLDMINVMVYDFHGAFESFVGHYAPLYASSLDVTDEQKTLNVAAGIQYWLDEGADPQKINIGLGTYGRGFSLADPNNSSLYAGTYGGSEAGPYTREMGVIGYNEICELDSDWDYTWDDEQQVPHIQNGNQWLGFDDQKSIQLKIEFANSKNLGGAMVWSLDTDDFRGLCGNGPYPILNTINQYLN; encoded by the exons ATGTCAAAGCTCTTGCTTCTTCTAGCTTTTACCAGTGCCTTCATGGTGCTATCTGCTTCTGCTG GAAATGTGGTATGCTACTTTGCCAGCTGGACCATCTACAGACCCGACAATGGTAAATTCACGGCTCTTGATGTGGACCCCAATCTCTGCACCCACATTTTGTACGCTTTCGTTGGTCTTCGAGAAGATGGTACTGTTTCCGTTTTGGACGACTGGGAACTCACTGGTCTAG ATGAGATGAATCATTTGATGAGCCTCAAGGAGCAAAATCCTAATTTGAAGATAATTCTCAGCATGGGCGGATGGAACGAGGGATCGTACAAGTACTCACAAGTGGCCAGAAATGCCAATACCAGAGCTGCAATGGTACAAGCCGTTCTTGATTTCATCGACCTGTACGGTTTTGATGGTTTTGATCTGGATTGGGAGTACCCTTGCCAACGTGGTGGCGAAGATATAGACAAA GCAAATTTTGTTACTCTCCTTGGAGAACTCAAGTCTGCCCTTAATGCTAAAGGCTTGATTTTGTCAGCTGCTGTCTCAGGAGGAATTGCTTCTTGCAAGCTCTCTTACGACATTCCCGGAGTCTCAGA AAACCTGGATATGATTAATGTGATGGTCTACGACTTCCATGGTGCCTTTGAGAGCTTCGTGGGTCACTATGCCCCCTTATACGCCTCCAGTCTAGACGTAACCGACGAACAAAAAACCCTCAACGTC GCTGCTGGTATCCAGTACTGGCTGGATGAAGGTGCAGACCCTCAGAAAATCAACATTGGTTTGGGAACATACGGTCGTGGATTCAGTTTGGCCGATCCTAACAACTCTTCATTGTACGCTGGTACCTATGGAGGAAGCGAAGCCGGTCCTTACACTCGCGAAATGGGTGTTATCGGCTACAATGAG ATATGTGAATTGGACAGTGATTGGGACTACACGTGGGATGATGAGCAACAAGTACCACATATCCAAAACGGCAACCAATGGCTTGGCTTCGATGATCAAAAGTCGATTCAGTTGAAGATTGAATTCGCCAATTCCAAAAATCTTGGTGGGGCTATGGTGTGGTCTTTGGACACTGACGATTTCCGCGGACTCTGTGGCAACGGACCGTATCCCATTCTCAACACCATCAACCAGTACTTGAACTAA